The following are encoded in a window of Streptomyces sp. 11x1 genomic DNA:
- a CDS encoding serine/threonine-protein kinase, with the protein MSDDGEHPRDELPSGVRASRATGRLVGGRYRLTERVGSGGMGTVWRAVDELVDREVAVKQPKLPGDPYGSHDLNGPHGLDGPHGPYGPGCSGSPGGPGDPEQDARRRAANRLYREARAAARVDHPSAVTIHDVVVEDGAPWIVMELVRGESLHEVLRRGALTPVEAARVGIAVVGALHAAHGVGIVHRDVKPANVLLGPHGQVVLTDFGIAHVQGEESLTVTGEFVGSLECVAPERMAGPGAAGPPSDLWSLGVLLYAAVEGWSPFRRTTLESTLAAILAAEPPAPERAGPLAPLLVRLLAKDPALRPDAEETAGFLKEVAEGRTPDLRTPSGLRESSEDVGTRTLRLGEKPQDAAGPQQRRPQNVRGEEPESARGARPEAVQGARPEAVHSARPENLRGEESENALGEKPDDAPDTEVGPVGAVRPRRRSRAGRLVALAAVGLLLTAGGAWAGVALDTGGGVTEVAEPTVGWVDARVESPSTDPTSGTTAGTRWVAHREEAMDAVLALPVPYERIRAEGGDDEQPRAVTYEGEEVVRVRLTQWDEAPASPMEQAKDSTDIVAGDVKSTANYTTTSFHDQEAVLADTTHYLDGTPTRVLELIVRTDDDRMYELRVDMPKGTADEKKGTAVFKGARERLEIGP; encoded by the coding sequence ATGAGCGACGACGGCGAACATCCGCGCGACGAACTCCCGTCCGGCGTCCGGGCGTCCCGGGCCACCGGTCGTCTCGTCGGCGGCCGTTACCGTCTCACGGAACGCGTCGGATCGGGCGGCATGGGCACCGTCTGGAGGGCGGTCGACGAACTCGTCGACCGCGAAGTCGCCGTCAAACAGCCCAAGCTCCCTGGCGACCCGTACGGCTCGCACGACCTGAACGGCCCGCATGGCTTGGACGGTCCGCATGGCCCGTACGGCCCCGGTTGTTCGGGCAGTCCCGGCGGGCCCGGCGACCCTGAGCAGGACGCCCGTCGGCGGGCCGCCAACCGGCTCTACCGTGAGGCCCGCGCCGCCGCCCGCGTCGACCACCCGTCCGCCGTCACCATCCACGACGTCGTGGTCGAGGACGGGGCGCCGTGGATCGTCATGGAACTGGTCCGCGGCGAGTCCCTGCACGAGGTGCTCAGACGTGGCGCCCTCACCCCGGTCGAGGCAGCCCGCGTCGGCATCGCCGTCGTCGGAGCGCTGCACGCCGCGCACGGCGTCGGCATCGTGCACCGGGACGTCAAACCCGCCAACGTCCTCCTCGGTCCGCACGGCCAGGTCGTCCTCACCGACTTCGGCATCGCCCACGTCCAGGGCGAGGAATCGCTCACCGTGACAGGGGAGTTCGTCGGGTCGCTCGAATGCGTCGCCCCCGAGCGAATGGCCGGCCCCGGCGCCGCCGGCCCGCCCTCCGACCTCTGGTCGCTCGGCGTCCTCCTCTACGCCGCCGTCGAGGGCTGGTCCCCCTTCCGCCGCACCACCCTGGAGTCCACGCTCGCCGCGATCCTCGCCGCCGAACCGCCGGCGCCGGAGCGGGCGGGCCCTCTCGCCCCCCTGCTCGTACGCCTGCTGGCCAAGGACCCGGCGCTCCGCCCGGACGCCGAGGAGACCGCCGGGTTCCTGAAGGAGGTGGCGGAGGGCCGGACGCCCGACCTCCGGACGCCGTCCGGGCTCCGCGAGTCGAGCGAGGACGTGGGGACGCGGACGCTACGGCTCGGCGAAAAGCCGCAGGATGCCGCCGGGCCGCAGCAGCGGAGGCCGCAGAACGTACGGGGTGAGGAGCCGGAGAGCGCACGGGGTGCGAGACCCGAGGCCGTGCAAGGTGCGAGGCCCGAGGCCGTGCACAGTGCGAGGCCCGAGAACTTACGGGGTGAGGAGTCCGAGAACGCACTGGGCGAGAAGCCCGATGACGCGCCCGACACCGAAGTCGGGCCGGTCGGCGCCGTGCGCCCCCGGCGCAGGTCGCGTGCCGGTCGTCTCGTCGCTCTGGCCGCCGTCGGGCTGCTGCTGACCGCCGGGGGAGCCTGGGCCGGGGTCGCGCTCGACACCGGCGGCGGTGTCACCGAGGTCGCCGAGCCAACGGTCGGGTGGGTGGACGCCCGCGTCGAGTCCCCGAGCACCGACCCCACTTCGGGCACCACGGCCGGCACGCGCTGGGTGGCCCACCGCGAGGAGGCCATGGACGCCGTCCTCGCCCTCCCCGTGCCCTATGAACGGATCCGCGCGGAAGGCGGCGACGACGAGCAGCCCCGTGCCGTCACCTACGAGGGCGAGGAGGTCGTCCGGGTGCGGCTGACACAGTGGGACGAGGCGCCCGCCTCACCCATGGAACAGGCCAAGGACTCCACGGACATCGTGGCGGGCGACGTGAAGTCGACCGCCAACTACACCACCACGAGCTTCCACGACCAGGAGGCCGTCCTCGCCGACACCACCCACTACCTGGACGGCACACCCACCCGCGTCCTGGAACTGATCGTCCGCACCGACGACGACCGGATGTACGAACTGCGGGTGGACATGCCGAAGGGCACGGCGGACGAGAAGAAGGGCACGGCCGTCTTCAAAGGGGCGCGGGAGCGGCTGGAGATCGGACCGTAG